A genomic region of Armatimonadota bacterium contains the following coding sequences:
- a CDS encoding CDGSH iron-sulfur domain-containing protein: protein MTEPVRITIAKDGPYLVSGPAPLTVLDIETNARGESITWAERRELPVSGEYHLCRCGESRNKPFCDGTHAKIGFDGTETASLETVMEQADVLDGPTMQLADAEVLCAFARFCDPNGRVWNQVEESDDPQTRANLIRQTGNCPAGRLIAIDKSTGEAIEPSLSQSIGVVEDPAEKCSGPLWVRGGIELVGSDGTNYEVRNRLTLCRCGRSDNKPFCNGAHAAEPKFRDGLA, encoded by the coding sequence ATGACTGAACCCGTTAGGATCACGATCGCCAAAGACGGTCCCTATCTGGTATCCGGCCCCGCGCCGCTTACCGTGCTGGACATCGAGACAAACGCCAGGGGCGAGTCCATCACCTGGGCTGAGCGCCGCGAATTACCCGTCTCGGGGGAGTATCACCTCTGCCGCTGCGGCGAATCAAGAAACAAACCGTTCTGCGACGGTACCCATGCGAAGATCGGCTTTGACGGGACGGAAACCGCGAGCCTCGAGACGGTGATGGAGCAGGCAGACGTGCTGGACGGACCGACGATGCAACTCGCGGATGCCGAGGTCCTGTGCGCGTTCGCCCGCTTCTGCGACCCGAACGGGCGCGTATGGAACCAGGTGGAAGAAAGCGATGACCCTCAGACCAGGGCGAATCTCATCCGCCAGACCGGCAATTGCCCCGCCGGACGCCTGATCGCCATCGACAAGTCCACCGGAGAAGCGATTGAGCCCTCGCTGAGTCAATCAATCGGCGTCGTCGAGGATCCCGCGGAAAAATGCAGCGGACCTCTCTGGGTGCGCGGCGGGATCGAACTCGTTGGCTCGGATGGTACAAACTACGAGGTTCGCAACCGATTGACGCTGTGCCGGTGCGGCAGATCCGACAATAAGCCGTTCTGCAACGGGGCGCACGCCGCCGAGCCCAAGTTCCGCGACGGCCTGGCCTGA
- a CDS encoding tetratricopeptide repeat protein, producing MNIRRAPRAFAVLLLLLPFAGFVRAQTPSAADTARAKAAQAQFERAVKSMQAKRYDEALKGFQQIVAAFPKVAPAWVNMGVIYRLKNDPGRAETMLKKALAIDPKNPMAMRALADTYVLQHRWGDAAPLLRRTVAAAPKDPLARAALGEVEYALGNRSAAEKQFRVAVLLRPDFIPLHRSLATLYASQNRNEDLKRELLIIAKTSPNDPQVAFSLGLMYAKSNKPREALAQFQKVVALDPSNTVAATNVARLQAQLGETKQSSAMFSKILKDHPNDPEANFAVGVAAYNQKRYPEAEKRFRKVLEAPGTNRRAAARMNLAGALVFENKGKEAAAIYESILKEDPRNKQAYGMLAYAYQRSGMNDKANETYKRLLAVDPNNTSALQSAAIAAQFGGKPDEAIPYYERLLKVKPNDQMSLNMLSSLYSGKKQTDKAVALFKPLLAKDKSKHRDIANFYFQGGQPDKAIQELTTWTKEEPKNVEAFLALGDQYRDQAKMDDAKKIYDMAKKAQPNIASPYIRQAQLLQRQNKIDDALKELASAPAKAKDIEATYQMAGGMLEVQKKWDEAVAQYRLAAKANPKSTIYRPLIARVLLDAGKTDESIKEYKALVAKAPNDATLQSGLAKALEKKGDTAGAIAAYRKVGTLNKFDNSWATDVARVQEASGKSAEAVNTLINVWAKQPGDTFISQQLVPMAQRNGMIDTVIAAYNKAAAKGLPNPSIYVQLGDAYASKDGVLIPETKINPQSVANGIGTFQALAKKYPKNEGIARAFATYASGRGHWTEAAEAYRALIALRPEDALSRTGLADMLAKAGDQKSAEAEYKKVLAKDDRSVTAHLGLAKLYEAQNSLIGARNEYEAVTRIEATNPEALAALARLKAPVGAEPAPEPAMPPVTPPTPAGLRPSVGR from the coding sequence ATGAACATACGTCGCGCCCCGCGCGCTTTCGCCGTACTTCTGTTGCTGCTGCCATTCGCGGGCTTTGTTCGCGCTCAGACACCGTCGGCTGCGGATACAGCCCGGGCGAAGGCGGCCCAGGCCCAGTTCGAGCGCGCGGTGAAATCCATGCAGGCGAAGCGGTACGATGAAGCCCTGAAGGGGTTCCAGCAGATCGTAGCAGCGTTTCCAAAGGTGGCTCCCGCCTGGGTCAATATGGGCGTTATCTACCGCCTTAAGAACGACCCTGGCCGCGCGGAGACGATGCTGAAGAAAGCTTTGGCGATCGATCCCAAGAACCCGATGGCGATGCGGGCGCTCGCGGACACCTATGTGCTTCAGCACCGGTGGGGCGACGCGGCTCCGTTGCTGCGGCGGACCGTGGCGGCGGCGCCAAAGGATCCGCTGGCGCGGGCCGCCCTGGGCGAGGTCGAATACGCGCTTGGAAACCGGTCGGCCGCCGAAAAGCAATTCCGCGTGGCGGTTCTGCTTCGACCGGATTTCATCCCGCTTCACCGGTCGCTGGCGACGCTTTACGCCTCGCAGAACCGGAACGAGGACCTCAAGCGCGAGCTCCTCATCATCGCGAAGACCTCGCCGAATGATCCGCAGGTGGCGTTCAGCCTGGGCCTGATGTACGCGAAATCGAACAAACCGCGCGAGGCGCTGGCGCAGTTTCAGAAGGTGGTCGCGCTGGACCCGTCGAACACTGTGGCGGCAACGAACGTCGCCCGGTTGCAGGCGCAGTTGGGCGAGACGAAACAGTCCTCGGCGATGTTCAGCAAAATTCTGAAGGATCACCCGAACGATCCCGAAGCGAATTTCGCTGTGGGTGTGGCGGCATACAACCAGAAGCGGTACCCGGAGGCGGAAAAACGCTTTCGGAAGGTGCTGGAGGCGCCCGGGACCAACCGCCGCGCGGCGGCGCGCATGAACCTGGCCGGCGCCCTGGTGTTTGAGAACAAGGGCAAGGAAGCGGCGGCGATCTACGAATCGATACTCAAAGAAGATCCACGGAACAAGCAGGCTTACGGCATGCTGGCCTACGCATACCAGCGGTCCGGAATGAACGACAAGGCGAACGAAACGTACAAGCGCCTGCTCGCCGTGGATCCGAATAATACGTCCGCGCTGCAGTCGGCGGCGATCGCCGCGCAGTTCGGCGGGAAGCCTGACGAAGCGATCCCCTACTACGAGCGCCTTCTCAAGGTGAAGCCGAACGATCAGATGAGCCTGAACATGCTGTCCAGCCTCTACTCCGGCAAGAAACAGACGGATAAAGCGGTAGCGTTGTTCAAGCCACTGCTGGCCAAGGATAAGAGCAAACACCGCGATATCGCGAACTTCTATTTCCAGGGCGGCCAGCCAGACAAGGCAATCCAGGAACTCACCACCTGGACGAAGGAAGAGCCCAAGAACGTCGAGGCGTTTCTGGCGCTCGGCGATCAATATCGCGACCAGGCCAAGATGGATGACGCGAAGAAGATTTACGACATGGCGAAGAAGGCACAACCCAACATCGCCTCCCCGTACATCCGCCAGGCACAATTGCTGCAGCGCCAGAACAAGATTGACGATGCCCTGAAGGAATTGGCGTCGGCGCCCGCCAAAGCCAAGGATATCGAGGCTACGTACCAGATGGCGGGCGGGATGCTGGAAGTGCAGAAGAAATGGGACGAAGCGGTCGCGCAATATCGCCTGGCCGCCAAAGCGAACCCCAAGTCGACCATTTACAGGCCGCTGATCGCCCGCGTGCTGCTGGACGCCGGCAAGACAGATGAGTCCATCAAGGAATACAAGGCGCTGGTGGCTAAGGCTCCAAATGATGCGACGCTGCAATCGGGCCTGGCGAAGGCGCTGGAAAAGAAAGGCGATACCGCCGGGGCAATCGCCGCATACCGCAAGGTAGGAACGCTGAACAAATTCGACAATTCCTGGGCGACGGACGTCGCGCGTGTCCAGGAGGCCTCGGGCAAGAGCGCGGAGGCCGTCAACACGCTCATCAACGTCTGGGCGAAGCAGCCCGGGGATACGTTCATAAGCCAGCAGTTGGTCCCGATGGCCCAGCGGAACGGGATGATCGATACGGTCATTGCGGCGTATAACAAGGCCGCCGCGAAGGGCCTGCCGAATCCCAGCATTTATGTTCAGCTCGGCGACGCCTATGCGAGCAAGGATGGCGTTCTCATTCCGGAGACGAAAATCAACCCGCAAAGCGTCGCCAACGGTATCGGAACGTTCCAGGCGCTGGCGAAAAAGTATCCGAAGAACGAAGGGATCGCGAGAGCCTTTGCGACTTACGCCAGCGGGCGCGGCCACTGGACAGAGGCGGCGGAGGCTTACAGGGCGCTGATCGCACTGCGCCCGGAAGATGCCCTGTCGCGCACCGGGCTGGCGGATATGCTGGCGAAAGCCGGCGACCAGAAGAGCGCGGAAGCCGAGTACAAGAAGGTGTTGGCCAAGGACGACCGCAGTGTGACCGCCCATCTCGGGCTGGCGAAACTCTACGAGGCTCAGAACTCTCTGATAGGCGCTCGAAACGAATACGAGGCCGTTACGCGCATCGAGGCCACCAATCCGGAAGCGCTTGCCGCGCTGGCCCGCCTGAAGGCCCCCGTGGGCGCCGAGCCGGCGCCGGAGCCGGCGATGCCGCCAGTTACGCCACCCACACCGGCGGGGCTGAGACCATCGGTCGGGCGATAG